From the Streptomyces syringium genome, one window contains:
- a CDS encoding glutamate synthase subunit beta — protein MADPKGFLTTGREVARTRPAGERVKDWNEVYVPGSLLPIISKQAGRCMDCGIPFCHNGCPLGNLIPEWNDYAYREDWQAASERLHATNNFPEFTGRLCPAPCESACVLGINQPAVTIKNVEVTIIDKAWDSGDVTPQPPERLSGKTVAVIGSGPAGLAAAQQLTRAGHTVAVYERADRIGGLLRYGIPEFKMEKRHINRRIEQMRAEGTKFRTEVEIGRDIDAAKLRKRYDAVVIAAGATTSRDLPVPGRGLKGIHFAMEYLPVANKVQEGDLTVSPISAEGKHVVVIGGGDTGADCVGTAHRQGAASVTQLEIMPKPGEERNPGQPWPTFPMLYKVTSAHEEGGERVYSVSTTHFEGDEDGNVQWLHLVEVEFTGGKLEQKPGTERRIPAQLVTLAMGFTGTDRENGLVEQFGLELDERGNIARDGEYATNVPGVFVAGDAGRGQSLIVWAIAEGRSAARGVDRFLTGTSALPAPVRPTDRALTV, from the coding sequence ATGGCTGACCCCAAGGGCTTCCTGACCACCGGCCGCGAGGTCGCCCGTACCCGCCCCGCCGGCGAGCGCGTCAAGGACTGGAACGAGGTCTACGTCCCCGGCTCACTGCTGCCGATCATCAGCAAGCAGGCCGGGCGCTGCATGGACTGCGGCATCCCGTTCTGCCACAACGGCTGTCCGCTCGGGAATCTCATCCCCGAGTGGAACGACTACGCCTACCGCGAGGACTGGCAGGCGGCCAGCGAGCGGCTGCACGCCACCAACAACTTCCCCGAGTTCACCGGCCGGCTGTGCCCCGCGCCGTGCGAGTCCGCTTGCGTGCTGGGCATCAACCAGCCCGCCGTCACCATCAAGAACGTCGAAGTCACCATCATCGACAAGGCCTGGGACTCCGGTGACGTCACCCCGCAGCCGCCCGAGCGGCTGTCCGGCAAGACCGTCGCGGTCATCGGCTCCGGCCCGGCCGGCCTCGCCGCCGCCCAGCAGCTGACCCGGGCCGGCCACACCGTGGCCGTGTACGAGCGCGCCGACCGCATCGGCGGTCTGCTGCGCTACGGCATCCCCGAGTTCAAGATGGAGAAGCGGCACATCAACCGCCGTATCGAGCAGATGCGCGCGGAAGGCACCAAGTTCCGTACGGAGGTGGAGATCGGCCGCGACATCGACGCCGCGAAGCTGCGCAAGCGCTACGACGCCGTCGTGATCGCCGCCGGTGCCACGACCTCCCGCGATCTGCCCGTCCCCGGGCGCGGCCTCAAGGGCATCCACTTCGCCATGGAGTACCTGCCCGTCGCCAACAAGGTGCAGGAGGGCGACCTGACGGTCTCCCCGATCAGCGCCGAGGGCAAGCACGTCGTCGTCATCGGCGGCGGCGACACCGGCGCCGACTGCGTCGGCACGGCCCACCGCCAGGGCGCGGCCTCCGTCACCCAGCTGGAGATCATGCCCAAGCCGGGGGAGGAGCGGAACCCCGGCCAGCCCTGGCCCACCTTCCCGATGCTCTACAAGGTCACCAGCGCGCACGAGGAGGGCGGCGAGCGGGTCTACTCCGTCTCCACCACCCACTTCGAGGGCGACGAGGACGGCAACGTCCAGTGGCTGCACCTGGTGGAGGTCGAGTTCACGGGCGGCAAGCTCGAGCAGAAGCCCGGCACCGAGCGCCGCATCCCCGCCCAGCTCGTCACCCTCGCCATGGGCTTCACCGGCACCGACCGCGAGAACGGCCTCGTCGAGCAGTTCGGCCTGGAGCTGGACGAGCGCGGCAACATCGCCCGCGACGGCGAGTACGCCACGAACGTCCCCGGCGTGTTCGTCGCCGGTGACGCCGGCCGCGGCCAGTCGCTCATCGTCTGGGCCATCGCCGAGGGCCGCTCCGCGGCCCGCGGCGTGGACCGCTTCCTGACCGGCACCAGCGCCTTGCCGGCTCCGGTCCGCCCGACGGACCGCGCGCTGACGGTCTGA